The window CATAAGGAAATGTACCCTTCTCTAATCCTAAAGAGGATTTGGTTCACACAGCTTCATCCTCATGCTGCAAAGGAGTCCAAGAACTCAAGCAGCTGCACTAAGTGAGATTCACCACAGCCAAGGGTACTCTCATTCACCACATGGGAGACTTAAGCATGCATGTGTTCAATCCTGTCCAGTGAGATGTCCAATGTGATTTCCTAGCCTCTTATGCATAAAGAAAGTCTGCTGCCCAAGGCTGGTCTGATATGCAATGGCAGACTCAGTCATCTCAGCACTGAGGGAGGTAAGACAGAATACTGAAATTCAAATTCTGATGCACAGAACCTCAAGATATATAGTATGGCACTCCTCTTCTCAGTAACTATTCATTGATAACTTATCTATTTTCTTGAGCTTAAAAGGGCAAAAATCGGCCGGgcctgatggctcatgcctgtaatcttagcactttgggaggccaaggtgggaggactgcttgaggccaagagttcaagatcaacctggtcaacatggcaagaccctgtctctatttatttatttatttttaaaaagggcaaaaatccatacaaatcATTTGAGATATCCAAGACCTGTCAATTTCTTAAACAGACAACATTTCAGGGtgatagaaattaaagaaaaattttatttgatgtttaaAATGTTCTAGAAAATACTGCCAGTTTTCATAGTAAATTCAatcaaaaagaaaccaaattaaGGGCATATAAGGATACTTTTTATATGCTTGAAAATTAACAcagtaagatttaaaaaaaaaaaaactctatccttaggctgggtgcagtggctcatgcttacaatcccagcactttgggaggctgaacttCTCTTTACAGAACAGAAAAAGCCAGGCATAGcagcacgtgcctgcagtcctagctactcgggaggctaagccgagaggatcccttgatcccaggagtttgaggttgcagtgaactatgatcatgccattgcattccagtctgggcaacaaagcaagaccctatctattaaaaaatactctATCTTTGACAGACAAGTCAGAAGCAAAACTTCTCTTCAGAAAATTTACTATAATCTGGGAAATGCTGAGCACTAGGGCAGGGACTTGTCTCCAGACCTTCAGGCAACTGTGGAACAAACCCTGGGCATTACAGGCTGGAATATAGGAAGCCAGGAGAAATGTCTGAATCTCAGGCATATATATTAGGTAAGCAAGATCTCACTCTGATTTGTGACTGGGTCTCATGCCACACTCTGAAAACAGACACTATGCCTCCAAACAAGGATACCTCTGCTCCTAAGAGACACTGTAGTCAAGCCTCTGGACTCCCAGGCACCTTTCTACTGGTAAGTCCTGCTCCCCAGGCATGTCACGTGATTATCAATTACAACTCAAACGTGTGCCTGATACCATGGTGGGACCCTGTAACATCCCTGTGCCCAGGCCCAAAGTGAGGCTCTGGACAAACCAGGCAAAGCCCATCCCTGCCCTCCTTAATCTACTGCACTCCACTTGCTTCTCAGATGTTCTCCAGACTGAATGCTGCTCTGAGGATGAATCTATCCTATCCTTTAagactaggccaggcgtggtggctcacgcctgtaatcccagcactttgggaggctgaggtgggcggatcacatgaggttgggagtccgagaccagtctgaccaacacagaggaaccccatctctactaaaaatacaaaattagccaggcatggtggcacatgcctgtaattccatctactcagaggctgaggcaggagaatcacttgaacccgggaggtggaggttgcagtgagccgagatcgcgccattgcactccagactgggaaatgagagcgagacttcatctaaaaaaaataaaataaagactgacCTCAAGTATCCAGCGTCTGGTACCTGGAATTATAATTAAGATAATGATAAActcttttaatttaactttatttatttattttgagagtgtctcactctgtcacccaggctggagtgcagtggtccaatctcagctcactgcagacttcacctccccagttcaagcaattctcatgcctcagcctccccagttcaagcaattctcatgcctcagcctcccgagtagctggaattacaggtgcatgccactatgcctggctatttttttatttttagtagagacagggttttaccatgttggccaggctagtctcgaactcctggcctcaagtgatctgcccgcctcagcctcccaaagtgctagaattataggcgtaagccaccaagcccggttaacttatttttcattcattcattcaatcatttatttatttttacaaagataATCTTTATTGACAGTCACAGGCCACAGGGGTGAGCCCTGAGGTTTGGGTTCTGGGATGAAGGAGaacccctgccccctgccctgggCCTCTGCTGGCTGAGGGGACCTCCATGGTGCTCAGACTACAACCAGGACCTCCCTGGCAGCCCAGGAGTGTGGGTGCCGCAGAGACAGGCCCCTTGCAGAGCTGACCTAGAGCCCACCCTCCCCATAGCCTGTGTGAGCACAAAGCCAGGACCCACAGGCTGTGCCCCGGGCTTGTCACTGATGCCAGTGGAGGTTGGCAGCTGCCCCTCTTAGCACCTGAGACAGTGAAAGAAGGCAGCTGCTGCCATGAAGAAGACGCTCTGTGGACAGACTTGCTGGGGCTGAGTTGAGGGGCGCACAGAGGCAGGCCCTGCCCATGGTCTGGTCAGCTGTCCCTGCCACCACTACTTTTCTGGTCTGAGGCTGTAGCCTTGGTCAGGTTCCCAGCTTCCCTCTTCAGGACACTGAGCAAAGTCTGGGAGCTCTCCAGCATCTTGAGGTAGGTGGCCTCCGTCTCCGCGATGGTCTGGTAGAACTTACTGCAAGAGGCAATCTTGCGTGCCAGGTTCTCGTTGACGCGGGCCAGCTTCTCGTTGACGCAGGCCAGCTTCTCTGTCAGCTGCCTCACCTCATTCTGCAGCCGCTGTTTCTTGTCCTCCTCCTGCTGGATCTGCCAGCACAGCTCCTCCTGCTTCTGGCATAGCTCCTCTATGCATTTGACCAGCTTGTTGTCGTAGTTCTGCAGCGCCATGCCCTGCTGGGTCAACATCTCCTGGGgccccctatttttttttttgagatggagtttcactctttttttgttttgttttgttttttgtttgtttgttttttttttttttttgagacaacagtcttactctgttgcccagcctggagtgcagtggcgtgatatcggctcactgcatgctccgcctcctgggttcacatcattctcctgcctcagcctcccgagtagctgggactacaggcgcctgccaccatgcccgtggtgtttttttttttttttaagtatttttagtagagacggggtttcactgtgttagccaggatggtctcaatctcctgacctcgtgatccgcccgcctcggcctcccaaagtgctgggattacaggcatgagccactgcgcccagcctgagatggagtttcactcttgttgcccaggctggaaagcaatggtgaagtctcagctcactgcaacctctgcctcctgggtttaagcgagtctcttgcctcaggctcccaggtagctgggattacaggcacacgccaccacgcctggctaatttttgcatttttagtagagacagggtttcaccatgttggccagactggtcttgaactcctgaccttaggtgatccgcccgccttggcctcccaaagtgctgggattataggcatgagccaccgtgcctgacctaattttatttttttaagagacagggtcacattatgttgcctaggatggtctcaaactcctgggctcaagcaatcttcccacatcagcctctcaaactgctgggattacaggcatgagccaccagtgcCCAGCTACAATAAACTCTTAACAGTCAGAATACTTGCTGCCTTACCAAAAGTCAAGCTGTGACTCCACACCAACACTGTGAACACCATCTGTAGGCAAAGGTGGCTTTCTTAACTTCAGGGACACCAATCTCTTCTGGCTCTGGGCTGGCAACCTTAAAGGGCCTTATAGACCTCAGGCAAGTGACgttaaagggaaagagagaaacagatggAAAGAGACAAAGCCAGGTCTACACAAACCCTTGAGAAACTAATATTAAGTTAGCTGGAGCAATTCACATGGAAGAGAAAACTCTGAAAATGCCCAGAATTTACAAGGTGGTCCTCATTagtgaaaaaaagacaattaaatataaacaaccggccaggtgtggtggctcacgcctgtaatcccagcactctgggacgccaaggcgggtggatcacctgaggccaggagttcgagaccagcctggccaacgtggtgaaatcccatctctactaaaaatacaaaaaattagccgggcgtggtggcacgaacccgtaatcccagctgctcaggaggctgaggcaggagaatcgcttgaacctgagaggcagaggttgcagtgagccgagatcgtgccactgcactccagcctgggtgacagagcaagactctgcctcaaaaaaaaaaaaaaaacaaaccaccatcaccaccaccaaggAATCCATCCATGGAAACATTTACTATCCTCTGCcaagaaatatattaaattggAGGGAGGACTGTTgagggataaataaataaatagaaatacattggccaggcatggtggctcacacctgtaattccaccacctTGGgagggattgcgccactgcactcctgcttgggtgacagagcaagactgcatctcaaaaaaaaaaaaaaagaaatatataaaactgaCTCTATTGGTaggttttaaaaaagttattaagCCAACTAGTGACCTTCCTTCGATGACATATTCCCTTGATGTAcgttttcttgttattttttgagacggagtcttgctctgttgcccaggctggagtgcagtggcgcgatctcggctgaccgcaacctccgcctcccgggttcaagagattctcctgcctcagcctcccgagtagctgggactacaggagcatgccatcacacccagctaatttttttgtatttttagtagagacggggtttcaccatattggcccaggatggtcttgatctcttgacctcgtgatgtgcctgcctctgcctcccaaagtgctgggattacaggcataagccactatttCCATTCCCTCAATTTCAACTTCTCTGTGTCTTTGACACACAATGTATTACtaaacatgtttgtttgtttgtttgtttgtttgttttctgagatggagtcttgctctgtcacgcaggctggagtgcaatggtgccatctcagctcactacaacctccacctcctgagttcaagcaattctcctgcctcagcctcccaagtagctgggattacaggtgcacgccaccactcctggctaattttctgtacttttagtagataggggggtctcgctatgttcaccaggctggtcttgaactcctgacctcaagtgatccacccacctccgcctcccaaagtgggattacaggccatgagccactgtgcccagccttgttttgttttcttgtgttttgagacaagctcttgctctgtcacccaggctgcagtgcagtgcacaattatagctcactacagcctcaaactcctgtgctcaagggatcctcccacctcagcctcccaagaagctggaactgcaggcacaagctaccatgcccagctaatttttaaaaaaaattttgtagagacaggagtcttgctatgttgaccaggctggtctcaaactcctatcctcaagcaatcctcccacctcagctttccaaaatgttgggattacaggtataagccaccatgcctgactctttttttccaagagacagggtctccagcctgaccaacatggagaaaccctgtctctactaaaaatacaaaattagccgggcgtggtggcgcatgcctgtaatcccagctactcgagaggctgaggcaggagaattgcttgaacctgggaggcagaggttgcagtgagccaagatcgcgccattacactccaacctgggcaacaagagtgaaactccatctcaaacaaaaaagaaaaagaaaaagagacagcatctcactctgtcgtccaggctggagtgcaatgatgcaatcgtggctcacggtaacttcgaactcctgggctcaagcaagcttcctccctcagccttctgagtagctaggactataggcacataccactgtATCCCTGGTGTGGTTTGTCTTTTAAAGTCTGATCTGAGAGTTTGTCTTTAGTTTGG is drawn from Homo sapiens chromosome 3, GRCh38.p14 Primary Assembly and contains these coding sequences:
- the LOC124906236 gene encoding Sjoegren syndrome nuclear autoantigen 1 homolog produces the protein MLTQQGMALQNYDNKLVKCIEELCQKQEELCWQIQQEEDKKQRLQNEVRQLTEKLACVNEKLARVNENLARKIASCSKFYQTIAETEATYLKMLESSQTLLSVLKREAGNLTKATASDQKSSGGRDS